From the genome of Sulfitobacter sp. DSM 110093, one region includes:
- a CDS encoding tripartite tricarboxylate transporter substrate binding protein: MKTKFALVALAATLSTGLTASAQAQEYPFRDITDVVVWGAGGGTDSINRMIMAEMEKHLPVSINVTNQTGGVAGSNGMVFVQNQPDDGYTLAGISESNVTAAVQGGWDQKFDFWYPFIIGGSPDLISVPADSPYSTLQELMDAAMAEPGSIPAAASGAGSIHHLNLLAIEKGAEVSFKFIPYEGSAAGQEAAMAGEVELVVTSLAEQAPLIEGGKLRPLAMLTPEEGKLGETTIPSAFDMYDGLEAYLPLKQSIGFGVANSASDDVKTTLTEAFDKAMASDTVAEWAAANYYDIGGQSGDEAQAIFSKLESTFAYTLKELGSTTVDPESLGIEKP; the protein is encoded by the coding sequence ATGAAAACCAAATTTGCACTGGTCGCGCTTGCCGCGACGCTAAGCACCGGGCTGACCGCTTCGGCGCAGGCGCAAGAATACCCATTCCGCGATATTACCGACGTTGTCGTTTGGGGCGCGGGTGGCGGCACCGACAGCATCAACCGGATGATCATGGCCGAGATGGAGAAACATCTGCCGGTTTCGATCAACGTGACCAACCAGACAGGTGGCGTGGCTGGATCCAACGGTATGGTCTTTGTCCAGAACCAACCCGACGACGGCTATACACTTGCGGGCATCTCTGAATCCAATGTGACAGCTGCCGTTCAGGGCGGCTGGGATCAGAAGTTTGATTTTTGGTATCCCTTCATCATCGGTGGCTCGCCCGATCTGATCTCGGTCCCCGCAGACAGCCCTTATAGCACGCTACAAGAGCTTATGGATGCCGCGATGGCAGAGCCGGGTTCTATTCCCGCCGCCGCTTCGGGCGCAGGGTCGATCCACCACTTGAACCTGCTGGCCATCGAAAAAGGCGCGGAAGTATCGTTCAAGTTCATCCCCTATGAAGGCTCCGCTGCGGGCCAAGAAGCCGCGATGGCGGGTGAAGTGGAACTGGTCGTGACTTCCTTGGCCGAGCAGGCGCCCTTGATCGAAGGTGGCAAGCTGCGTCCGCTGGCAATGCTGACACCCGAAGAAGGCAAGCTGGGCGAGACCACAATCCCATCCGCATTTGACATGTATGACGGGCTAGAAGCCTATCTTCCGCTCAAGCAATCTATCGGTTTTGGCGTTGCGAACTCTGCATCCGACGACGTGAAGACCACGCTGACCGAGGCATTCGATAAGGCGATGGCGTCAGATACAGTGGCTGAGTGGGCAGCGGCGAACTACTACGATATCGGTGGCCAGTCCGGCGATGAAGCGCAGGCAATTTTCTCTAAGCTGGAAAGCACCTTTGCCTATACGCTGAAAGAACTCGGTTCGACCACTGTCGACCCGGAAAGCCTTGGCATTGAAAAGCCTTAA
- a CDS encoding putative quinol monooxygenase translates to MFAICVTFRIATGQMEDFMPLMLDNADTSKKLEPGCHRFDVLTDADKPDEVFLYELYTDSAAFDAHCDSAHFKAFSAATADMVVGKDVTSWSTVAS, encoded by the coding sequence ATGTTTGCCATCTGCGTGACCTTTCGTATCGCAACAGGGCAGATGGAGGATTTCATGCCTCTGATGCTTGATAACGCCGATACCTCTAAAAAGCTTGAACCGGGCTGCCACCGCTTCGACGTGCTTACCGATGCGGATAAGCCTGATGAGGTGTTCCTCTATGAGCTTTACACGGATAGCGCGGCCTTTGATGCCCACTGCGACAGCGCCCATTTCAAAGCATTTAGCGCGGCCACGGCTGATATGGTGGTAGGCAAAGACGTAACGAGCTGGAGCACTGTAGCATCATGA
- a CDS encoding tripartite tricarboxylate transporter permease encodes MEFFLSQLQGFGGAFAALVTDPITYPYIIISVFLGIVFGALPGLTATLAVTILTGFFGNKIPLDYALIALLGAYVGAIYGGSYPSILLNIPGTAASAATAMDGHPLAKQGRGAEALGLTTTGSFIGTLIGTAALLVFVWALLLISQSIASPEKALLALFGILLSGTLMSEDLVVKGWIAGLAGLAMAMVGLDPLLSEPRYTFGWSYLLSGFQVVPVLMGAFAIPQIIDGLRQIDAGKVIALKGRILPNLAAIRRHMPTIARSGVIGTGVGALPGVGEDVAGWVSYGVGKSASHDGKNFGKGSIEGLLSSETANNACIGGALIPLLVLGIPGSPPAAALMGAFKINNIIPGPTIDPSIILRVCAIMVLASLTMFIMGLFTARVFIQILRLPQTVFLPVVLILTTIGSFSVGGGINDLYLMLGVGALAYFMNLMRYPIAPLVIGVILGGLFDETFRRSLLLSDGDLSGFFTRPTAAVLLALNVALIAGQLPVVRRTFAKLRTR; translated from the coding sequence ATGGAATTCTTCCTATCACAGTTGCAAGGTTTCGGTGGGGCTTTTGCTGCCCTCGTCACGGATCCGATTACCTATCCCTATATCATCATTTCGGTTTTTCTGGGCATTGTCTTTGGCGCGTTGCCGGGGCTGACGGCGACCTTGGCGGTCACGATCCTCACCGGCTTTTTTGGTAATAAAATTCCGCTCGATTATGCGCTGATTGCCCTGTTGGGCGCCTACGTGGGCGCAATCTACGGCGGGTCTTACCCTTCGATATTGCTGAACATTCCCGGCACGGCAGCCAGCGCGGCCACGGCGATGGACGGCCACCCACTCGCCAAACAGGGACGGGGGGCAGAGGCCTTGGGGCTGACCACCACGGGCAGCTTCATCGGCACACTCATCGGGACGGCTGCCCTGTTGGTCTTTGTCTGGGCGCTTTTGTTGATTTCGCAATCCATCGCCAGCCCTGAAAAGGCGCTGTTGGCGCTATTTGGGATTCTGCTGTCCGGTACACTGATGTCCGAAGACCTTGTGGTTAAAGGCTGGATCGCAGGGCTTGCGGGACTGGCGATGGCGATGGTCGGGCTTGACCCGTTGCTGAGCGAGCCGCGCTATACCTTTGGTTGGTCTTATCTGTTGTCAGGGTTTCAGGTCGTGCCGGTGCTGATGGGGGCCTTTGCGATCCCGCAGATCATTGATGGGCTGCGTCAGATTGATGCGGGCAAAGTCATCGCGCTCAAGGGACGTATCCTGCCCAACCTCGCAGCCATCCGGCGGCATATGCCCACCATTGCCCGCTCTGGCGTGATCGGCACGGGAGTGGGTGCGCTGCCGGGCGTGGGCGAGGACGTGGCCGGTTGGGTCAGCTACGGTGTTGGCAAATCAGCCAGCCACGATGGCAAGAACTTCGGCAAGGGATCAATCGAAGGGCTACTGTCGTCTGAGACGGCAAATAATGCCTGCATCGGCGGTGCGCTGATCCCGTTGCTGGTCTTGGGTATTCCCGGCTCTCCTCCCGCGGCAGCGTTGATGGGGGCGTTTAAGATCAACAACATCATCCCCGGGCCGACGATTGATCCCTCAATCATTTTGCGGGTCTGCGCGATCATGGTGCTGGCGTCGCTGACCATGTTCATCATGGGCCTGTTCACTGCGCGGGTTTTCATTCAGATCCTGCGCCTGCCGCAGACTGTTTTTCTGCCCGTCGTGCTGATCTTGACCACCATTGGCAGTTTTAGCGTGGGAGGCGGGATTAATGATCTCTACCTCATGCTGGGCGTGGGTGCGCTGGCTTACTTTATGAACCTGATGCGATATCCGATCGCACCGCTGGTCATCGGCGTTATTCTGGGTGGACTATTCGATGAAACCTTCCGCCGCTCTTTGCTGCTGAGCGATGGCGACCTGTCAGGCTTTTTCACCCGACCCACCGCCGCAGTCTTGCTGGCGCTGAACGTGGCGCTGATTGCCGGGCAGTTGCCGGTGGTTCGCCGTACATTCGCAAAATTGAGGACTAGATAA
- a CDS encoding aldo/keto reductase, which yields MTRIQTKNGTPISRLGFGAMQFGRTADVGNAKEMFETCVAAGINHFDTAYSYNGGASESMLGQILGSNVDDLIIGTKAPNDRPATSGNLYAALDESRKRLGVDGVDIYYLHRFDAETPFEETFATLAKMQSQGLIRYIGVSNFAAWQIMKAQAVCKAIGTQIDVCQPMYNLVKRQVEVEILPACADQDIAVSPFSPLGGGLLTGKYVKGAEGRLQDDKTYAARYGQPWMHEVARDLATLSQRLGIAATTLAVAWVARHPAVTSALISGRNVDQLQPSLDAMGLDLSGDSYAEISQLSPKPTPATDRSEET from the coding sequence ATGACCCGCATTCAAACCAAGAACGGAACCCCCATCTCGCGATTGGGATTTGGCGCCATGCAATTTGGCCGTACGGCGGATGTGGGCAACGCCAAAGAGATGTTTGAGACCTGCGTCGCGGCGGGAATCAATCACTTCGATACGGCCTATAGCTATAATGGCGGCGCGTCTGAGAGCATGTTGGGGCAGATCTTGGGATCGAATGTCGATGATCTGATCATCGGTACGAAAGCCCCCAATGATCGGCCCGCCACTTCGGGCAACTTATACGCCGCCTTGGATGAAAGCCGCAAACGGCTGGGCGTGGATGGGGTGGATATCTATTACCTACACCGTTTTGACGCTGAAACACCTTTCGAAGAGACATTTGCCACCTTGGCCAAGATGCAGTCTCAAGGGCTGATACGCTACATCGGCGTGTCGAACTTTGCGGCTTGGCAGATCATGAAGGCGCAAGCGGTGTGTAAGGCGATCGGCACCCAGATTGATGTCTGCCAACCGATGTATAACCTTGTAAAACGACAGGTAGAGGTCGAAATTCTTCCGGCCTGCGCGGACCAAGACATTGCCGTTAGTCCTTTTTCGCCCTTGGGTGGGGGCTTGTTGACCGGGAAATACGTCAAAGGTGCCGAGGGGCGTTTGCAAGACGACAAGACCTATGCCGCACGCTATGGGCAGCCATGGATGCACGAGGTTGCGCGTGATTTGGCCACGCTATCGCAGCGTCTGGGTATTGCGGCCACCACCCTTGCCGTGGCGTGGGTTGCCCGGCACCCGGCGGTGACGTCAGCGCTTATTTCGGGCCGGAATGTTGACCAGTTGCAGCCTTCACTGGATGCGATGGGCTTGGACTTGTCCGGGGATAGCTACGCTGAAATTTCGCAACTAAGCCCGAAACCGACGCCCGCGACGGATCGGTCGGAGGAGACCTAA
- a CDS encoding N-acyl homoserine lactonase family protein: MSEWEVHAVKYADRNARVRGDSFVFDDRHDVAHPMDYFIWVLRQGERVILVDTGYDAAEADARGRPIQLDPRSALAPLGITPEAVETVIVTHLHYDHAGGLHLFPNAQLHIQAAEMAYATGPCMCHDTLRMPFSSGHICEAVKRLYSGKVIFHDGDAEVAKGVTVHRIGGHSRGLQAVRVLTSAGWLVLASDAAHFYENFQSRKPFPIVVDMQDMLEGFTTIERLASRPELIVPGHDPLVMSSFPSDKADHIVRLDRGPKPSST, encoded by the coding sequence ATGAGTGAATGGGAGGTTCATGCGGTCAAATACGCAGATCGCAACGCGCGGGTGAGAGGCGACAGCTTTGTTTTTGATGACCGGCACGACGTGGCCCACCCGATGGATTATTTCATCTGGGTTTTGCGCCAAGGAGAGCGGGTGATCCTCGTTGATACGGGCTATGATGCGGCTGAAGCCGACGCGCGCGGCCGCCCGATCCAGCTTGATCCGCGCAGTGCTTTGGCGCCCTTGGGCATCACACCCGAAGCAGTCGAGACCGTGATCGTGACTCACCTTCATTACGACCACGCAGGCGGCCTGCATCTTTTCCCCAATGCGCAATTGCATATCCAAGCAGCTGAGATGGCCTATGCCACGGGGCCTTGCATGTGCCATGATACGCTGCGGATGCCCTTTTCTTCGGGACATATCTGTGAAGCGGTCAAACGTCTCTACTCCGGCAAGGTGATCTTCCATGATGGCGATGCCGAGGTCGCAAAGGGGGTCACGGTCCACCGTATCGGGGGGCATAGCCGGGGGCTGCAAGCCGTGCGGGTGCTCACATCGGCGGGCTGGCTCGTGCTGGCCTCTGACGCTGCGCATTTTTATGAGAACTTCCAAAGCCGCAAACCCTTTCCCATCGTGGTCGATATGCAGGACATGCTGGAGGGTTTTACAACGATCGAGCGGCTCGCCAGCCGACCTGAATTGATTGTGCCCGGACATGATCCCTTGGTCATGTCATCCTTCCCAAGTGACAAGGCGGATCACATCGTGCGGTTGGACCGTGGTCCCAAGCCGTCCTCCACTTGA